The Nonlabens spongiae genome contains a region encoding:
- a CDS encoding Ig-like domain-containing protein: MDYQNKRNQNSSKTGNQSSFGLMLSLLLLPLSLMAQFSVDSYGDQGVNENVAYTSPAASITGTPVGTVTYSLSGPDASLFTINSSNGVVSMVERDYESPLDTDGNNLYSVTVVGTDSDTNTSERELDVVVFNDCSASDTPQMFKLSAPDSLGDTMGDTATLRISLIGSGGVPQDGVAVMFVKTSGPASITSPSGTTNASGIYESTVTSASAGVSEFTAMYDTTGNGTPDTTVTLGSPTAIQFTTDVSSFNTGGHVGIGTETPDSSTVLEVAGTDKGVLIPRVALTGTADTATITNPAVTLLVYNTAAVGGLEVGFVFWDGSEWKSVCAR; encoded by the coding sequence ATGGATTACCAAAACAAAAGAAACCAAAATAGTTCCAAAACCGGCAACCAGTCGTCATTTGGACTCATGTTGTCACTTTTGCTGCTACCGCTCTCGCTCATGGCGCAGTTCAGCGTCGACAGCTACGGCGACCAGGGCGTGAACGAGAACGTTGCCTACACCAGCCCGGCGGCAAGCATCACGGGCACACCGGTGGGCACGGTTACCTACAGCCTTTCCGGTCCTGATGCGTCCCTGTTCACGATCAACTCCTCAAACGGAGTGGTGAGCATGGTGGAGCGCGACTACGAGTCGCCCCTGGACACTGACGGGAACAACCTCTACAGCGTGACGGTGGTGGGTACGGACTCTGACACCAACACGTCGGAGCGCGAGCTGGACGTGGTGGTCTTTAACGACTGCAGTGCGAGCGACACCCCACAGATGTTCAAGCTGTCCGCTCCGGACTCGCTTGGGGATACGATGGGCGACACGGCAACGCTGCGCATAAGCCTGATAGGAAGCGGCGGCGTCCCACAGGATGGAGTTGCGGTGATGTTTGTGAAGACCAGTGGGCCTGCCAGCATCACGAGTCCGAGCGGCACGACCAATGCCTCGGGTATCTACGAGAGTACGGTAACCTCGGCAAGTGCGGGCGTATCGGAGTTCACGGCCATGTACGACACTACAGGGAACGGTACGCCAGATACGACGGTGACCCTGGGATCGCCCACCGCGATACAGTTCACGACCGATGTGTCCAGCTTCAATACGGGTGGCCACGTTGGAATAGGTACGGAGACTCCAGACAGTTCAACGGTGCTTGAAGTTGCCGGTACGGATAAAGGGGTATTGATCCCCAGGGTGGCGCTTACCGGTACGGCGGATACGGCCACGATAACCAATCCCGCGGTAACACTGTTGGTATACAACACGGCAGCCGTTGGTGGGCTGGAGGTCGGTTTCGTGTTCTGGGATGGAAGCGAGTGGAAGAGCGTCTGTGCGCGATAG